One genomic segment of Actinoplanes ianthinogenes includes these proteins:
- a CDS encoding ABC transporter permease: protein MNVFVKLTRTELKLYLREPVAVFFALLFPTILVVILGCIPAFREPSPELGGARTIDVYVGIAIALSLAMVGLQSMPMALATYRERGVLRRFATTPVRPITLLGAQLTAMVLIALASSVLCVAVGYLAFDVPPAGNLLGFLLAFLLTAAGVFAIGLLIAAVAPSGKAGNAIGTLLFFPSMFFAGLWLPREFMPDVVQRIGDYTPLGAGERALHEAMGGSWPNALSSVVLLGYLVLFGLGAARLFRWT from the coding sequence ATGAACGTCTTCGTCAAGCTCACCCGGACCGAGCTCAAGCTGTACCTGCGCGAGCCGGTCGCGGTCTTCTTCGCCCTGCTCTTCCCGACCATCCTGGTCGTCATCCTGGGCTGCATCCCGGCGTTCCGCGAGCCGTCCCCGGAGCTCGGCGGCGCCCGCACCATCGACGTCTACGTCGGCATCGCGATCGCGCTGAGCCTGGCGATGGTGGGTCTGCAGAGCATGCCCATGGCGCTGGCCACGTACCGGGAGCGCGGGGTGCTGCGCCGCTTCGCCACCACCCCGGTCCGGCCGATCACGCTGCTCGGCGCCCAGCTGACCGCGATGGTGCTGATCGCCCTCGCCTCGTCCGTGCTCTGCGTCGCGGTCGGCTACCTGGCCTTCGACGTCCCGCCGGCCGGCAACCTCCTGGGGTTCCTGCTCGCGTTCCTGCTCACCGCGGCCGGCGTGTTCGCGATCGGGCTGCTGATCGCGGCCGTGGCGCCGAGCGGCAAGGCCGGCAACGCGATCGGCACCCTGCTCTTCTTCCCGTCGATGTTCTTCGCCGGCCTGTGGCTGCCCCGCGAGTTCATGCCGGACGTCGTGCAGCGGATCGGCGACTACACGCCGCTGGGCGCCGGCGAGCGGGCCCTGCACGAGGCGATGGGCGGCAGCTGGCCGAACGCGCTCTCCTCGGTCGTGCTGCTCGGCTATCTGGTCCTGTTCGGACTCGGCGCCGCGCGCCTGTTCCGCTGGACCTGA
- a CDS encoding MBL fold metallo-hydrolase, whose protein sequence is MREVVDGVFELRLGIVNVHLVVTDDGLVLVDTGLPRQAPVIERALKGVGRSLGEVRAILLTHHHPDHAGSAADLRARTGATLVAHGAEAFHVAGSEQAPEPEGRLRRFLFRRLAKVEPTKVDKVVGDGAEPVPGFTALHTPGHTRGHLSFLLDRAGGVLFAGDAATVADGRVTAPRAAEDPARAAESLARLAERDFGHAVFGHGRPISGGAAARFREAAT, encoded by the coding sequence GTGCGGGAAGTGGTCGACGGAGTCTTCGAGCTCCGCCTCGGAATCGTCAATGTGCACCTGGTCGTCACGGACGACGGGCTGGTCCTGGTCGACACCGGACTGCCCCGCCAGGCACCGGTGATCGAGCGCGCGCTCAAGGGCGTCGGCCGGTCGCTCGGCGAGGTGCGGGCCATCCTGCTCACCCACCACCACCCCGACCACGCGGGCAGCGCGGCCGACCTGCGCGCCCGGACCGGCGCCACGCTGGTCGCGCACGGCGCCGAGGCGTTCCACGTGGCCGGCTCGGAGCAGGCGCCGGAGCCGGAGGGCCGGCTGCGGCGCTTCCTGTTCCGCCGGCTCGCCAAGGTCGAGCCGACCAAGGTAGACAAGGTGGTCGGTGACGGCGCCGAGCCGGTGCCCGGGTTCACCGCGCTGCACACGCCCGGGCACACCCGCGGGCACCTGTCGTTCCTGCTGGACCGGGCCGGCGGGGTGCTGTTCGCCGGGGACGCCGCGACCGTTGCGGACGGCCGGGTGACCGCCCCGCGGGCCGCCGAGGACCCGGCGCGGGCTGCGGAAAGTCTGGCCCGGCTGGCCGAGCGCGACTTCGGGCACGCGGTCTTCGGGCACGGCCGGCCGATCTCCGGCGGGGCGGCGGCGCGCTTCCGGGAGGCGGCGACCTGA
- a CDS encoding ATP-binding protein: MALLERDHELAELAAAARRARAGQGSVVLVTGEAGIGKSSVAAAVRSVLPAEGRLLTGWCDDLATPRVLGPLRDLTGRVGTGLTAALASGDRGRVLEALRAELDWPGHPTVLVVEDVHWADEATLDVLHFLVRRIATLPVVLVLTYRDDEVDAGHHLHQVLARAAPVHRLPLSRLSADAVKALVGDHGLDAERVFSVTAGNPFFVTEVLGAGDAEAVPATVTEAVHARLLGLDDGCRAALGTLAVVPNAVERWLVEAVVPGGLGTLAEAERRGLLLVAPGRVAFRHELTRRAVVAVLTAYEKIVANQRVVAALRDRGGVDLSRLVHHAAEAGDDDLIIRWAPAAAAEAAGAGAHREAAAHYRLALDRAAAFPPGPRADLLEGYAEELYLLADASRAVTEQRAALALRRELADPAALGLALRRLSRLHWWAGERPEAERCADEAVSVLAAAGDPAALAFGLSNQAQLHVLNGQAAEAIEAGDRAIALARSAGADGVLAHALNNVGFARWEAGEPDRGRALLDESLAVALAAREVDHAARAYTNISWMLIDYLRIGEAAGVLTEAIDYCERNEVLGFLRYLHLGRGRLHLARAEWADAEREAAWALDAPPNMRCTALVVQGLARLRSGRPGAEALIGEAWSVALTIGEAQRVGPAGAAMAEAAWLRGDHTAAARLAPAYRPVFREEGFGYWLLRLGAAVPLPEKSHFYRLQTDGAVRAAAAGWITTGFRYEAAVALSHSDDPADLLAAVADLDAMGAVPLARRLRQRLRDRGVTGVPRGPRPATRDNPAGLTGRQLEVLRLLAAGHSNPEIATELVLSVRTVDAHVAAVLAKLGVRDRREAVTWYRHRS, translated from the coding sequence ATGGCGCTGCTGGAGCGCGACCACGAACTCGCCGAGCTGGCCGCCGCCGCCCGGCGGGCACGCGCCGGGCAGGGCTCGGTCGTGCTGGTCACCGGCGAGGCCGGGATCGGCAAGTCCAGTGTGGCCGCCGCGGTGCGCTCGGTGCTGCCGGCCGAGGGGCGGCTGCTCACCGGGTGGTGCGACGACCTGGCCACGCCCCGGGTGCTGGGCCCGCTGCGGGACCTGACCGGCCGGGTCGGCACCGGGCTGACCGCGGCCCTCGCGTCCGGCGACCGGGGCCGGGTGCTGGAGGCGCTCCGGGCCGAGCTGGACTGGCCGGGGCATCCCACGGTGCTGGTCGTCGAGGACGTGCACTGGGCCGACGAGGCCACCCTGGACGTGCTGCACTTCCTGGTCCGGCGGATCGCCACGCTGCCGGTGGTGCTGGTGCTGACCTACCGGGACGACGAGGTGGACGCCGGGCACCACCTGCACCAGGTGCTCGCGAGGGCGGCCCCGGTGCACCGGCTGCCGCTGTCCCGGCTCTCGGCGGACGCGGTCAAGGCCCTGGTCGGCGACCACGGGCTGGACGCCGAGCGGGTCTTCTCGGTCACCGCGGGCAACCCGTTCTTCGTCACCGAGGTGCTCGGCGCGGGCGACGCGGAGGCGGTGCCGGCCACCGTGACCGAGGCGGTGCACGCCCGGCTGCTGGGGCTCGACGACGGCTGCCGGGCGGCGCTGGGGACGCTCGCGGTGGTGCCGAACGCGGTGGAGCGGTGGCTGGTCGAGGCGGTGGTGCCGGGCGGGCTGGGCACGCTGGCCGAGGCGGAGCGGCGCGGGCTGCTGCTGGTGGCACCGGGACGGGTGGCGTTCCGGCACGAGCTGACCCGGCGGGCCGTGGTGGCGGTGCTCACGGCGTACGAAAAGATCGTGGCGAACCAGAGGGTGGTCGCCGCCCTCCGCGACCGCGGCGGGGTTGACCTGTCGCGGCTGGTACACCACGCGGCCGAGGCCGGGGACGACGATCTGATCATCCGGTGGGCGCCGGCCGCCGCGGCCGAGGCGGCCGGGGCCGGCGCGCATCGCGAGGCGGCGGCGCACTACCGGCTCGCGCTGGACCGGGCCGCGGCCTTCCCGCCGGGTCCGCGAGCGGACCTGCTGGAGGGGTACGCCGAGGAGCTCTACCTGCTGGCCGACGCGTCCCGGGCGGTGACCGAGCAGCGTGCCGCCCTGGCGCTGCGCCGGGAACTGGCCGATCCGGCCGCGCTCGGGCTGGCCCTGCGCCGGCTGTCCCGGCTGCACTGGTGGGCCGGCGAGCGACCGGAGGCGGAGCGGTGCGCGGACGAGGCGGTGTCGGTGCTGGCCGCCGCGGGCGACCCGGCCGCGCTCGCCTTCGGCCTCAGCAACCAGGCCCAGCTGCACGTGCTCAACGGGCAGGCGGCCGAGGCGATCGAGGCCGGCGACCGGGCGATCGCGCTGGCCCGCTCGGCCGGCGCGGACGGGGTGCTGGCGCACGCGCTGAACAACGTCGGGTTCGCCCGCTGGGAGGCCGGCGAGCCGGACCGGGGCCGGGCGCTGCTGGACGAGAGCCTGGCCGTGGCACTGGCCGCCCGCGAGGTCGACCACGCCGCCCGCGCCTACACGAACATCTCCTGGATGCTGATCGACTATCTGCGCATCGGCGAGGCCGCGGGGGTGCTGACCGAGGCGATCGACTACTGCGAGCGCAACGAGGTGCTGGGCTTCCTGCGCTACCTGCACCTGGGCCGGGGCCGGTTGCACCTGGCCCGCGCCGAGTGGGCGGACGCCGAGCGCGAGGCCGCCTGGGCGCTCGACGCGCCGCCCAACATGCGCTGCACGGCGCTGGTCGTGCAGGGACTGGCCCGGCTGCGCAGCGGCCGTCCGGGCGCCGAGGCGCTGATCGGCGAGGCCTGGTCGGTGGCCCTCACGATCGGTGAGGCGCAGCGGGTCGGCCCGGCCGGCGCGGCCATGGCGGAGGCGGCCTGGTTGCGCGGTGACCACACGGCCGCGGCCCGGCTCGCGCCGGCCTATCGGCCGGTCTTCCGCGAGGAGGGCTTCGGCTACTGGCTGCTGCGGCTCGGCGCGGCGGTCCCGCTGCCGGAGAAATCGCACTTCTACCGGCTCCAGACCGACGGTGCGGTCCGGGCGGCGGCCGCCGGGTGGATCACAACCGGTTTCCGGTACGAAGCAGCCGTCGCTCTCAGTCACAGCGACGACCCGGCCGACCTGCTCGCCGCGGTGGCCGACCTGGACGCGATGGGCGCCGTCCCGCTGGCCCGGCGGCTGCGGCAGCGACTGCGCGACCGCGGGGTCACCGGGGTCCCGCGCGGCCCCCGCCCGGCCACCCGGGACAACCCGGCCGGGCTGACCGGGCGGCAGCTGGAGGTGTTGCGCCTGCTCGCGGCCGGGCACAGCAACCCGGAGATCGCCACCGAGCTGGTCCTGTCGGTCCGCACCGTCGACGCCCACGTGGCCGCGGTGCTGGCCAAGCTGGGTGTGCGCGACCGCCGGGAGGCGGTCACGTGGTACCGGCACCGCTCCTGA
- a CDS encoding sensor histidine kinase — translation MDGRTGSAVRTDWSEHRLLGVAGGLLAASTLLAVVTRSIPLPMQSLPTTFAVAAATATLLGIWRLAPAAGKRHPAVSVLFFAVFIGLAALLVWCHPLYGFFVWTGYLFTVYTLPGWWRLLGAASVAFVTAASQSGGFATLRTGGGAALFGFLFLCNAGISIAMTRMESVKELTAIRRNEIIDALAEANAKLETALRENAGLHAQLLAQAREAGVLDERQRMAGEIHDVLAQGLTGIVTQLEAAEAHPGERDRHLAAAKRLARESLTEARRSVRALRPHHLDDAGLPDALGEVVESWSGLHGVRADLITTGPARRLLPEIETTLLRTAQEALANVARHANADRVGLTLCYMEDMVTLDVRDDGDGFDPDEPRELTESGGFGLGGIRERLVRIAGSLEVESEPGGGTALSVCVPAIGLGGAG, via the coding sequence ATGGACGGCAGGACCGGGAGCGCGGTGCGCACCGACTGGAGCGAGCACCGCCTGCTCGGCGTGGCCGGTGGCCTGCTGGCCGCCTCGACCCTGCTGGCGGTGGTGACCCGGTCCATCCCGCTGCCGATGCAGTCGCTGCCGACCACCTTCGCGGTCGCCGCCGCCACGGCCACGCTGCTCGGGATCTGGCGCCTGGCGCCGGCCGCCGGCAAGCGGCACCCGGCGGTGTCGGTGCTGTTCTTCGCGGTCTTCATCGGCCTGGCCGCGCTGCTGGTGTGGTGCCACCCGCTCTACGGCTTCTTCGTCTGGACCGGCTACCTCTTCACCGTCTACACGCTGCCCGGCTGGTGGCGGCTGCTCGGCGCGGCGTCGGTCGCGTTCGTCACCGCGGCCTCCCAGTCCGGCGGGTTCGCGACCCTGCGGACCGGCGGCGGCGCGGCCCTCTTCGGCTTCCTGTTCCTCTGCAACGCCGGCATCTCCATCGCGATGACCCGGATGGAGAGCGTCAAGGAGCTCACGGCGATCCGTCGCAACGAGATCATCGACGCGCTCGCCGAGGCGAACGCGAAGCTGGAGACGGCCCTCAGGGAGAACGCCGGCCTGCACGCCCAGCTGCTGGCCCAGGCGCGGGAGGCGGGCGTGCTGGACGAGCGGCAGCGGATGGCCGGGGAGATCCACGACGTGCTGGCCCAGGGCCTGACCGGCATCGTCACCCAGCTGGAGGCCGCCGAGGCGCACCCCGGCGAGCGGGACCGGCACCTGGCCGCGGCGAAACGCCTGGCCCGGGAGAGCCTGACCGAGGCCCGCCGGTCGGTGCGGGCGCTGCGCCCGCACCACCTGGACGACGCGGGACTGCCGGACGCGCTCGGCGAGGTGGTCGAGAGCTGGTCCGGTCTGCACGGCGTCCGTGCCGACCTGATCACCACCGGCCCCGCGCGGCGGTTGCTTCCGGAGATCGAGACGACCCTCCTGCGGACGGCCCAGGAGGCGCTGGCCAACGTCGCCCGGCACGCCAACGCCGACCGGGTCGGACTGACGCTCTGCTACATGGAGGACATGGTGACCTTGGACGTCCGCGACGACGGCGACGGCTTCGACCCGGACGAGCCACGGGAGCTGACCGAGAGCGGCGGGTTCGGGCTGGGCGGGATCCGTGAGCGGCTCGTCCGGATCGCCGGCTCCCTGGAGGTCGAGTCGGAACCGGGCGGCGGCACCGCGCTGTCGGTCTGCGTCCCGGCGATCGGGCTCGGGGGTGCCGGGTGA
- a CDS encoding glycosyltransferase, translating to MRIAMISEHASPLGVGDQHAHVADLSTALADLGHEVRVYTRRTDPDVAEVVPVADGVRVVHVPAGPARPLPDEELLPHMAEFARLLSEQWRGDGWTPDVAHAHFWTSGLAAVTAAKQIDIPVVQSFHEIGAIDPYRAGPSRTGYERALGRAVDRVVAQSQDEVLGLVRIGVPRAQLTVVPAGVDSQRFTPEGPAVPRDPERPRILSVGKLVEHKGFGDVIQAMRYVPGAEVVVVGGPPADQLTADPGAKSLRALAERFQVADRLRLVGAVPHRDMPSWYRSADLLVAAPWQEQFERSALEAMACGVPIVGTAVGGLTETVVDGLTGDLVPARDPRALGGAVRRLINDKVRRFTYATAALDRARQAYSWKRVAAQIGSVYSAVTGLRRTSAEPEAVG from the coding sequence GTGCGCATTGCGATGATCTCCGAGCACGCCAGCCCGCTCGGCGTGGGCGACCAGCACGCCCACGTCGCCGACCTGTCCACCGCGCTCGCCGATCTCGGGCACGAGGTGCGGGTCTACACCCGCCGCACCGATCCGGACGTGGCCGAGGTCGTTCCGGTCGCCGACGGGGTGCGGGTGGTGCACGTGCCGGCCGGCCCGGCGCGCCCGCTGCCGGACGAGGAGCTGCTGCCGCACATGGCGGAGTTCGCCCGGCTGCTCAGCGAGCAGTGGCGGGGCGACGGCTGGACGCCGGACGTGGCGCACGCGCACTTCTGGACCAGCGGCCTGGCCGCGGTGACCGCCGCCAAGCAGATCGACATCCCGGTGGTGCAGTCGTTCCACGAGATCGGCGCGATCGACCCGTACCGCGCCGGACCGTCCCGCACCGGTTACGAGCGGGCGCTCGGCCGGGCCGTCGACCGGGTGGTCGCGCAGAGCCAGGACGAGGTGCTCGGCCTGGTCCGGATCGGGGTGCCCCGGGCCCAGCTGACCGTGGTCCCGGCCGGCGTGGACAGCCAGCGGTTCACTCCGGAGGGCCCGGCCGTGCCGCGCGACCCGGAGCGGCCGCGCATCCTCTCGGTCGGCAAGCTGGTCGAGCACAAGGGCTTCGGCGACGTCATCCAGGCGATGCGCTACGTCCCCGGCGCCGAGGTGGTGGTGGTCGGCGGCCCGCCGGCCGACCAGCTCACCGCCGACCCGGGCGCCAAGTCGCTGCGCGCGCTCGCCGAGCGGTTCCAGGTCGCCGACCGGCTCCGGCTGGTCGGCGCGGTCCCGCACCGGGACATGCCGAGCTGGTATCGCTCCGCCGACCTGCTGGTCGCCGCGCCCTGGCAGGAGCAGTTCGAGCGGTCCGCGCTGGAGGCGATGGCCTGCGGCGTGCCGATCGTCGGGACCGCGGTGGGCGGGCTGACCGAGACCGTGGTCGACGGCCTGACCGGTGACCTGGTGCCGGCCCGGGACCCGCGGGCGCTCGGCGGCGCGGTCCGCCGCCTGATCAACGACAAGGTGCGGCGTTTCACGTACGCCACGGCGGCGCTGGACCGGGCCCGGCAGGCGTACTCCTGGAAGCGCGTCGCCGCCCAGATCGGCTCGGTCTACTCGGCGGTGACCGGCCTGCGCCGGACCAGCGCCGAGCCGGAGGCGGTGGGGTAG
- a CDS encoding response regulator has product MIGLLIVDDHPVVRDGLRGIFSGDDRFTVLGEAGNGQEALAVAATVGPDVILMDLRMPVLDGVSTIRALKAAGSPARVLVLTTFDTDRDVLPAVKAGATGYLLKDAPREELFRAVVAAHRGESVLSPSVAGRLMGRLRAPAGEKEPLSQRELEVLTLIARGCSNRETAGKLFISEATVKTHLLHAYAKLGVRDRAAAVAAAFERGLLGREERG; this is encoded by the coding sequence GTGATCGGGCTGCTCATCGTCGACGACCACCCGGTGGTCCGGGACGGGCTGCGCGGCATCTTCAGCGGGGACGACCGGTTCACCGTGCTGGGCGAGGCGGGGAACGGGCAGGAGGCGCTCGCGGTGGCCGCCACGGTCGGCCCGGACGTGATCCTGATGGACCTGCGGATGCCGGTGCTGGACGGGGTGAGCACCATCCGGGCGCTCAAGGCGGCGGGGTCGCCGGCCCGGGTGCTGGTCCTCACCACGTTCGACACCGACCGCGACGTGCTGCCGGCGGTCAAGGCCGGGGCGACCGGTTACCTGCTCAAGGACGCGCCGCGCGAGGAGCTGTTCCGGGCGGTGGTGGCCGCCCACCGCGGGGAGTCGGTGCTGTCGCCGTCGGTGGCGGGGCGGCTGATGGGGCGGCTGCGGGCGCCGGCCGGGGAGAAGGAGCCGTTGAGCCAGCGGGAGCTGGAGGTGCTGACCCTGATCGCGCGGGGGTGCAGCAACCGGGAGACGGCCGGGAAGCTGTTCATCAGCGAGGCGACGGTGAAGACGCATCTGCTGCACGCGTACGCGAAATTGGGTGTCCGCGACCGGGCCGCCGCCGTCGCCGCGGCCTTCGAACGCGGCCTGCTGGGCCGCGAGGAGCGAGGCTAG
- a CDS encoding ABC transporter ATP-binding protein, with translation MAVIEVSNLTKRYGDTVAVRDVSLAVEDGEIFGILGPNGAGKTTTVECVAGLRAPDGGTIRVLGRAPRDPSLRAEVGVQLQESQLQEKLTVREALELYSAFYRAPRGWRELAGELGLDGKLRTAYGKLSGGQKQRLSIALALIGNPRIAVLDELTTGLDPQARRDTWGLIESVRDRGVTVVLVTHFMEEAERLCDRIAVIDKGAVVALDTPAGLVERTQTEQVIRFRPSAPLDDALLTVLPEVREVRRHGDLVEVAGAGNLLYAVTSVLAVHRIVAGDLRVEQASLDDAFVRLTGNGTQE, from the coding sequence ATGGCAGTCATCGAGGTCAGCAACCTCACCAAGCGTTACGGGGACACCGTCGCGGTCCGCGACGTGTCGCTCGCCGTCGAGGACGGCGAGATCTTCGGCATCCTGGGACCGAACGGCGCCGGCAAGACGACCACCGTCGAGTGCGTCGCCGGCCTGCGGGCCCCGGACGGCGGCACGATCCGCGTGCTGGGCCGCGCTCCGCGCGATCCCTCGCTGCGGGCCGAGGTCGGCGTGCAACTCCAGGAGTCCCAGCTCCAGGAGAAATTGACGGTACGCGAGGCGCTGGAGCTCTACAGCGCGTTCTACCGGGCGCCGCGCGGCTGGCGCGAGCTCGCCGGGGAGCTGGGCCTGGACGGGAAGCTGCGCACGGCGTACGGAAAGCTCTCCGGTGGTCAGAAACAACGCCTCTCGATCGCGCTCGCGCTGATCGGCAACCCGCGGATCGCCGTCCTGGACGAGCTGACCACCGGCCTGGACCCGCAGGCCCGCCGGGACACCTGGGGCCTGATCGAGTCGGTCCGGGACCGTGGCGTCACCGTCGTGCTGGTCACCCACTTCATGGAGGAGGCCGAGCGGCTCTGCGACCGGATCGCGGTGATCGACAAGGGCGCGGTGGTCGCCCTGGACACCCCGGCCGGCCTGGTCGAGCGGACCCAGACCGAGCAGGTCATCCGGTTCCGCCCATCGGCTCCGCTGGACGACGCCCTGCTCACCGTCCTGCCCGAGGTGCGCGAGGTGCGGCGCCACGGCGACCTGGTCGAGGTGGCCGGCGCCGGCAACCTGCTCTACGCGGTCACCTCGGTGCTCGCCGTCCACCGGATCGTCGCCGGTGACCTGCGCGTCGAGCAGGCCAGCCTCGACGACGCCTTCGTCCGCCTGACCGGCAACGGGACCCAGGAGTGA